A region of Rhizobium grahamii DNA encodes the following proteins:
- a CDS encoding ABC transporter permease, protein MAETLAVRTLDRLGVVLVLAGIAGAGLLPFIYVKANRIASGKPMLLTQLLNQPSAIALTLLLVLTAFAVLFLENARVRLAISTLCLAALIATMGVVATAFTPEGSTVARMTPGGGFWVLLAVTALVVSDALVKIRLTPWMRIAALALYACLFVLFLRSGLLDSLSIMREYANRGDQFWSEALTHVKLAFGSLAISVLIGMPLGIICFWVPKLRSALLQGLSLIQTIPSLALFGLLMLPLGYLATHVPLAAALGVSGIGAAPALIALVLYSLLPVVANTVVGLEGVDPAVRDAASGMGLTRQQILTGIDLPLALPVIITGIRIVLVQSIGLVTVAALIGGGGFGVFIFQGLGQTAMDLVLLGAVPTVIFAFSSAVILDAVVDSIRGPAA, encoded by the coding sequence ATGGCAGAAACCTTAGCGGTCCGCACGCTGGACCGGCTCGGCGTCGTTCTCGTGCTCGCCGGCATTGCGGGCGCGGGGCTTCTGCCTTTCATCTATGTAAAGGCAAACCGCATCGCCAGCGGCAAGCCGATGCTGCTGACGCAGCTTCTCAATCAGCCTTCCGCTATCGCTCTGACGCTTCTTCTCGTGCTGACGGCGTTCGCCGTGCTGTTTCTCGAGAACGCGCGCGTGCGGCTGGCGATTTCGACACTCTGTCTCGCGGCGCTGATCGCGACCATGGGGGTTGTTGCCACCGCATTCACGCCGGAGGGCAGCACCGTTGCCCGAATGACGCCGGGCGGCGGGTTCTGGGTGCTGCTGGCGGTGACGGCGCTTGTCGTGTCCGACGCGCTGGTGAAGATCCGGCTGACGCCGTGGATGCGCATTGCGGCGCTGGCACTCTATGCCTGTCTTTTCGTTCTCTTCCTGCGCTCCGGGCTGCTCGACAGCCTGTCGATCATGCGCGAATACGCCAATCGTGGCGACCAGTTCTGGTCCGAGGCGCTGACGCATGTGAAGCTGGCCTTCGGATCGCTGGCGATATCGGTTCTGATCGGCATGCCGCTCGGGATCATCTGTTTCTGGGTGCCGAAGCTCAGATCCGCGCTGCTGCAAGGGTTGAGCCTCATCCAGACCATTCCGAGCCTCGCGCTGTTTGGCCTGCTGATGCTGCCGCTCGGCTATCTCGCCACGCATGTGCCGCTGGCGGCTGCGCTTGGGGTCAGCGGCATCGGTGCCGCGCCTGCGCTGATCGCGCTGGTGCTCTATTCGCTGCTGCCTGTCGTTGCCAATACGGTCGTCGGGCTTGAGGGCGTCGATCCGGCGGTGCGCGACGCTGCCTCCGGCATGGGGCTGACGCGGCAGCAGATTCTCACCGGGATTGACCTGCCGCTGGCGCTGCCCGTCATCATCACCGGCATCCGCATCGTGCTGGTGCAATCGATCGGTCTGGTGACCGTCGCGGCCCTGATCGGCGGTGGCGGTTTCGGAGTTTTCATCTTCCAGGGACTTGGCCAGACGGCCATGGACCTCGTCCTTCTCGGCGCCGTGCCGACCGTCATCTTCGCCTTTTCATCGGCCGTCATCCTCGATGCGGTCGTCGACAGCATTCGGGGACCTGCCGCATGA
- the pgi gene encoding glucose-6-phosphate isomerase: protein MNAIVEQLKSTAAATKATDLRAAFAADPQRFSHFSVSLDDLLMDYSKTAVNDEILALLVKLAETGGVEAKRDEMFAGKAINFTENRAVLHTALRNRSNTPVLVDGKDVMPDVNAVLAAMGKFADGIRSGALKGATGKAITDVINIGIGGSDLGPVMATLALAPFHDGPRAHFVSNIDGAHIADTLKLVQPETTLFIVASKTFTTVETMTNAQTARKFIAEALGEAAVQHHFAAVSTALDKVAAFGIESERVFGFWDWVGGRYSLWSAIGLPIMIAIGPDNFIKFLEGAHAIDNHFRTAPVGKNLPILLGLIGFYHRNVLGYPTRAVLPYDQRLSRFPAYLQQLDMESNGKGVTIDGTPVEGNSGPVVWGEPGTNGQHAFYQLIHQGTSVIPAEFMIAANAFEPELRHQHELLISNVLAQSEALMKGRTFEEAKKQLTDKGMDDKKADFIAPHRVFTGNRPSITFVYDKLTPYALGRLIALYEHRVFVEGVLFRINSFDQWGVELGKELATGLLPVVEGKESAAGHDSSTQGLVAALAKLAKK, encoded by the coding sequence ATGAATGCCATCGTCGAACAATTGAAGAGCACTGCGGCCGCCACCAAGGCGACTGACCTGCGCGCCGCCTTTGCCGCCGATCCGCAGCGCTTCTCCCACTTCAGCGTGTCGCTCGACGACCTTCTGATGGACTATTCCAAGACGGCCGTGAACGACGAGATCCTAGCTCTGCTGGTCAAGCTCGCGGAAACGGGCGGCGTCGAAGCCAAGCGCGATGAGATGTTCGCCGGCAAGGCGATCAACTTCACCGAAAACCGCGCCGTTCTGCACACGGCGCTGCGCAACCGCTCCAATACGCCGGTGCTGGTTGACGGCAAGGACGTCATGCCCGATGTCAACGCCGTGCTTGCGGCCATGGGCAAATTTGCCGACGGCATTCGCTCGGGCGCCCTCAAGGGAGCGACAGGCAAGGCGATCACCGACGTCATCAACATCGGCATTGGTGGCTCCGACCTCGGCCCTGTGATGGCAACGCTGGCGCTGGCGCCCTTCCATGACGGCCCGCGCGCCCATTTCGTTTCCAACATCGACGGCGCCCATATCGCCGATACGCTCAAGCTGGTTCAGCCCGAGACGACGCTCTTCATCGTCGCCTCCAAGACCTTCACGACCGTCGAGACGATGACGAACGCGCAGACCGCGCGCAAGTTCATCGCCGAAGCGCTCGGCGAGGCCGCTGTCCAGCATCACTTCGCTGCCGTTTCGACCGCCCTCGACAAGGTCGCGGCCTTCGGCATCGAGAGTGAACGGGTCTTCGGCTTCTGGGATTGGGTCGGCGGCCGCTATTCGCTCTGGTCGGCGATCGGCCTGCCGATCATGATCGCGATCGGCCCCGATAATTTCATCAAGTTCCTCGAAGGCGCCCATGCCATCGACAACCACTTCCGTACGGCGCCTGTTGGCAAGAACCTGCCAATTCTGCTCGGCCTGATCGGCTTCTACCACCGCAATGTGCTCGGCTATCCGACCCGCGCGGTCCTGCCCTACGACCAGCGCCTGTCACGCTTCCCGGCCTACCTGCAGCAGCTCGACATGGAATCGAACGGCAAGGGCGTCACGATCGACGGCACGCCGGTCGAGGGCAACTCCGGGCCTGTCGTCTGGGGCGAGCCCGGCACCAACGGCCAGCACGCCTTCTACCAGCTGATCCACCAGGGCACGAGCGTCATCCCGGCGGAGTTCATGATTGCCGCCAACGCCTTCGAGCCGGAACTGCGCCATCAGCACGAGTTGCTGATATCGAACGTGCTTGCACAGTCCGAAGCGCTGATGAAGGGCCGCACCTTCGAAGAGGCGAAGAAGCAGCTGACCGACAAGGGCATGGACGATAAGAAGGCGGACTTCATTGCCCCGCATCGCGTCTTCACCGGCAATCGCCCGTCGATCACCTTCGTCTACGACAAGCTGACGCCCTATGCACTCGGCCGCCTGATTGCGCTCTATGAGCACCGCGTCTTCGTCGAAGGCGTGCTGTTCCGCATCAACTCCTTCGACCAGTGGGGCGTCGAGCTCGGCAAGGAGCTGGCAACAGGCCTCCTTCCTGTCGTGGAAGGCAAGGAAAGCGCTGCCGGCCACGATTCCTCGACGCAGGGCCTGGTCGCCGCACTGGCGAAGCTCGCGAAGAAGTAA
- a CDS encoding SDR family oxidoreductase, whose protein sequence is MREGIQGKIVLITGGGTGLGAEAARHLASKGAQVAVAGRRRGKLNEVVAEIAAAGGKARAYQLDVTDKRQVKTVVDAVIADFGRLDVLINNAGLMPIRPMAEVNTEEWDAMIDVNIKGTLYGIAAALPVFLAQEHGHIINLSSVAGIKVFAPGGTVYSGTKFAVRAISEGLRQEVGAKVRVTSIEPGAVDSDLKFSTSGTAQANVMDFYKIAIPASSVARAIAYAIEQPDDVDINEIVLRPTVQEF, encoded by the coding sequence ATGCGTGAAGGAATTCAGGGAAAGATTGTCCTAATCACCGGTGGCGGTACCGGCCTCGGTGCCGAAGCGGCACGCCATCTGGCGTCAAAGGGCGCGCAGGTCGCCGTGGCGGGGCGGCGGCGGGGAAAGCTTAACGAGGTCGTCGCCGAAATCGCCGCTGCGGGCGGCAAGGCACGGGCCTACCAACTCGATGTCACCGACAAGCGCCAGGTCAAGACTGTCGTCGACGCCGTGATTGCCGACTTCGGCCGGCTTGACGTGCTGATCAACAATGCCGGCCTGATGCCGATCCGGCCGATGGCCGAAGTCAATACCGAGGAGTGGGACGCGATGATCGACGTCAACATCAAGGGCACACTCTACGGCATTGCCGCCGCGTTGCCGGTTTTCCTTGCTCAGGAACATGGCCATATCATCAATCTGAGTTCGGTGGCCGGCATCAAGGTCTTTGCGCCCGGCGGAACTGTCTATTCCGGCACGAAGTTTGCTGTGCGGGCGATATCCGAAGGGTTGCGCCAGGAAGTCGGCGCCAAGGTGCGCGTGACCTCGATCGAGCCCGGCGCCGTCGACAGTGACCTCAAGTTCTCGACCTCGGGAACAGCGCAGGCAAATGTCATGGACTTCTACAAGATCGCCATTCCGGCCAGTTCGGTTGCCCGGGCGATCGCCTATGCCATCGAGCAACCCGACGACGTTGATATCAACGAAATCGTCCTGCGCCCGACCGTGCAGGAGTTCTGA
- the osmF gene encoding glycine betaine ABC transporter substrate-binding protein OsmF encodes MFTKFALAVSLSAFAAGTVHAADVVVSSKIDTEGTLLGNVIVLALNANGIKTQDKVALGTTPVLRKAITAGEIDIYPEYTGNAGFFFNKPEDAAWKNLQQGYEAAKKLDYDANKIVWLTPSPANNTWAIAVRNDVAGPNNLKSLTDFGKWVAGGGDAKLVASAEFVNSAGALPAFQTTYGFTLKPEQEIILSGGDTAATIKAAADKTNGANTAMVYGTDGAIEAAELTVLEDDKNVQQVYAPTPIIREEVLKANPKIEEVLAPIFQSLTADELRKLNGKIQVDGEPAKAVAEGYLKEKGFLK; translated from the coding sequence ATGTTTACGAAATTCGCACTTGCCGTATCGCTATCCGCATTTGCGGCAGGCACCGTTCACGCCGCAGACGTCGTCGTGTCGTCGAAGATCGACACCGAAGGAACATTGCTCGGCAACGTCATCGTGCTGGCGCTCAATGCCAACGGGATCAAGACGCAGGACAAAGTCGCGCTCGGCACCACGCCTGTATTGCGCAAGGCGATTACCGCGGGCGAGATCGACATCTATCCGGAATATACCGGCAATGCCGGCTTCTTCTTCAACAAGCCCGAGGATGCCGCCTGGAAGAACCTGCAGCAGGGCTACGAAGCGGCCAAGAAGCTCGATTACGACGCCAACAAGATCGTCTGGCTGACGCCCTCGCCCGCCAACAACACCTGGGCGATCGCCGTGCGCAACGATGTTGCCGGCCCGAACAATCTGAAGAGCCTGACAGACTTCGGCAAATGGGTTGCGGGCGGCGGCGATGCCAAGCTGGTGGCCTCGGCCGAATTCGTCAACTCTGCCGGTGCGCTGCCTGCCTTCCAGACCACCTACGGCTTCACGCTGAAGCCTGAGCAGGAGATCATTCTCTCCGGCGGCGATACGGCGGCGACGATCAAGGCGGCAGCGGACAAGACCAACGGCGCCAACACTGCCATGGTTTACGGCACCGACGGCGCGATCGAGGCAGCCGAGCTGACCGTGCTTGAGGACGACAAGAACGTGCAGCAGGTCTATGCGCCGACGCCAATCATCCGCGAAGAGGTATTGAAAGCCAATCCGAAGATCGAAGAGGTGCTTGCACCGATCTTCCAGAGCCTGACGGCCGATGAACTGCGCAAGCTGAACGGCAAGATCCAGGTGGATGGCGAGCCGGCCAAGGCCGTGGCCGAAGGCTACCTGAAGGAAAAAGGCTTCCTGAAGTAA
- a CDS encoding PRC-barrel domain-containing protein: MLHQDADTRRDPNVKDTPTLIASDRVEGTRVYGADGKHIGSIERLILGKQDGRVAYAVLSFGGFMGIGHDHYPLPWEKLTYDTQLDGYRIDLTKEQIEGAPSYADDDDSWYNDNGRRVYDYYGVPPYWM; encoded by the coding sequence ATGCTGCATCAGGACGCTGACACTCGCCGCGACCCGAACGTCAAAGATACGCCGACGCTGATTGCCAGCGACCGCGTGGAAGGCACGCGCGTCTATGGCGCTGATGGCAAACATATCGGCTCAATTGAACGATTGATCCTCGGCAAGCAGGATGGCCGCGTAGCCTACGCCGTGCTCAGCTTCGGCGGTTTCATGGGCATCGGCCACGATCACTATCCGCTACCGTGGGAAAAGCTGACTTATGATACCCAACTCGACGGCTACCGCATCGACCTGACAAAGGAGCAGATCGAAGGCGCGCCGAGCTATGCGGATGATGACGACAGCTGGTACAACGACAATGGCCGCCGCGTTTATGATTACTATGGCGTGCCGCCCTACTGGATGTAA
- a CDS encoding long-chain fatty acid--CoA ligase, whose amino-acid sequence MNSISVHPGGANPRKPWLATYPDSVPAELPPLQYESLAELLEKSCMRYANRVAFSSMGKSLTYGELESQTRKIAAWLQSIGLEKGDRVAVMMPNVLQNPVAVYGILRAGFVVVNVNPLYTPRELEHQLRDSGAKAIFVLENFARTVEQVLVKTDVRHVVVTSLGEMLGAKGLIVNLLVRKVKKLVPSWSITQHKTFKQVLGAGAGKSLKPAILKGDDIAFLQYTGGTTGVAKGAMLTHRNLISNKLQLELWLQSAFDNKPRPEVLNFLCALPLYHIFALTVNSLMGMSLGAHNILIANPRDIPALVKEFGKVKVHIFPGLNTLFNALMNNADFAKVDFSSMVMSLGGGMAVQRPVAERWMKITGAHITEGYGLSETSPVATANRFDSAEFTGSIGLPIPSTELDIRDEDGNSLPLGDIGEICIRGPQVMAGYWNKPEETARVMTADGYFRTGDVGFMDARGYTKIVDRKKDMILVSGFNVYPNEIEEVAAMHPGILESAAVGVADGHSGEAVKLFVVRKDPALTEADVKAHCAANLTNYKRPRFVEFRTELPKTPVGKILRKDLRG is encoded by the coding sequence ATGAACAGCATTTCCGTCCATCCAGGCGGTGCGAATCCCCGAAAGCCCTGGCTTGCTACCTATCCCGACAGCGTGCCCGCTGAGCTTCCGCCTTTGCAATACGAATCGCTGGCGGAACTGCTCGAAAAATCCTGTATGCGATACGCCAATCGCGTCGCGTTCTCCAGCATGGGCAAGTCGCTCACCTACGGCGAACTCGAAAGCCAGACCCGCAAGATCGCCGCTTGGCTGCAGAGCATCGGCCTTGAGAAGGGCGACCGCGTTGCGGTGATGATGCCGAACGTGCTGCAGAACCCGGTCGCGGTCTACGGCATCCTGCGCGCCGGCTTCGTGGTCGTGAACGTCAATCCGCTCTATACACCGCGCGAACTGGAGCATCAGCTGCGCGATTCAGGCGCAAAGGCGATTTTCGTGCTTGAGAATTTCGCCCGCACGGTCGAGCAGGTGCTGGTCAAGACGGATGTGCGCCATGTCGTCGTCACGTCGCTCGGCGAAATGCTGGGTGCCAAGGGGCTGATCGTCAATCTGCTCGTGCGCAAGGTCAAGAAGCTTGTCCCGTCCTGGTCCATTACTCAGCACAAGACCTTCAAGCAAGTGCTCGGCGCCGGTGCCGGCAAATCGCTGAAACCTGCAATCCTCAAGGGCGACGACATCGCTTTTCTGCAGTATACGGGCGGCACGACCGGGGTCGCCAAGGGCGCAATGCTGACGCACCGCAACCTCATCTCCAACAAGCTGCAGCTCGAGCTGTGGCTGCAATCGGCCTTCGACAACAAGCCGCGCCCGGAGGTCCTGAACTTCCTCTGCGCCCTGCCTCTCTATCATATCTTCGCACTGACGGTGAATTCGCTGATGGGCATGTCGCTTGGTGCGCACAACATCCTCATCGCCAATCCGCGCGATATTCCGGCCCTGGTCAAGGAATTCGGCAAGGTGAAGGTCCATATCTTCCCTGGCCTCAACACGCTCTTCAACGCGCTGATGAACAATGCCGATTTTGCCAAGGTCGACTTCTCGTCCATGGTGATGTCGCTTGGTGGCGGCATGGCGGTGCAACGCCCGGTCGCCGAGCGCTGGATGAAGATCACCGGCGCCCATATAACCGAAGGCTATGGGCTCTCGGAAACCTCGCCGGTCGCTACCGCGAACCGTTTTGACTCAGCGGAGTTCACCGGTTCGATCGGGCTGCCGATTCCGTCTACCGAGCTCGACATTCGCGACGAAGATGGCAACTCGCTTCCGCTTGGCGATATCGGCGAGATCTGCATCCGCGGCCCGCAGGTGATGGCCGGTTACTGGAACAAGCCCGAAGAGACCGCCCGCGTGATGACAGCGGATGGCTATTTCCGCACCGGCGACGTGGGCTTCATGGATGCCCGCGGCTACACCAAGATCGTGGATCGCAAGAAGGACATGATCCTCGTCTCCGGTTTCAACGTCTATCCGAACGAAATCGAGGAAGTGGCAGCGATGCATCCCGGAATCCTCGAGTCCGCAGCCGTAGGGGTCGCCGACGGACATTCCGGCGAGGCGGTGAAGCTCTTCGTGGTACGCAAGGACCCGGCGCTGACGGAGGCCGATGTGAAGGCGCACTGCGCCGCGAACCTCACCAACTACAAGCGTCCCCGTTTCGTGGAATTCCGCACGGAATTGCCGAAGACACCCGTCGGAAAAATCCTGCGCAAGGATCTGCGCGGCTAA
- a CDS encoding ABC transporter permease: MKLITANLFRLLALALLLILLFKTEWLSFLLVPLTKNNAPAVYTQNSLPGLALAHMQLVLISIAGSTVLAVAGGIFVTRRSGADFLPLSRAIANAGQTFPPVAVLALAVPAMGFGAGPTLVALFLYGLLPIFENTISGLHQVSPAVLDAADGMGMNSTQRLFRVELPLALPLIIEGIKVATVINIGTATIGSTVAAKGLGEVIIAGLISDNTAFILQGGLIVGLMAVLIYDAMGLVENAITQRIGLRPA, encoded by the coding sequence ATGAAGCTGATCACGGCCAATCTGTTTCGCCTTCTGGCGCTGGCGCTGCTGCTGATCCTCCTGTTCAAGACGGAGTGGCTGTCCTTCCTGCTGGTACCGCTGACGAAGAACAACGCGCCGGCGGTCTATACGCAGAACTCCCTGCCCGGGCTGGCGCTGGCCCATATGCAGCTGGTGCTGATCTCGATTGCCGGCAGCACCGTGCTTGCCGTCGCCGGCGGCATCTTCGTGACGCGCAGGAGCGGCGCCGATTTCCTGCCGCTGTCGCGGGCCATCGCCAATGCCGGGCAGACATTTCCGCCGGTCGCCGTCCTGGCGCTCGCCGTGCCCGCCATGGGTTTCGGCGCCGGACCGACGCTGGTGGCGCTGTTTCTCTACGGGCTGCTGCCAATCTTCGAAAACACGATCTCGGGCCTGCATCAGGTATCACCCGCGGTGCTCGACGCAGCCGACGGCATGGGGATGAATTCGACACAGCGGCTCTTCCGCGTCGAGCTGCCATTGGCGCTGCCGCTGATCATCGAAGGAATCAAGGTTGCGACAGTCATCAACATCGGTACCGCGACGATCGGCTCGACCGTTGCCGCCAAGGGTCTTGGCGAGGTCATCATCGCCGGGCTGATCTCCGACAACACCGCCTTCATCCTGCAAGGCGGCCTGATCGTCGGCTTGATGGCAGTCCTGATCTACGATGCGATGGGGCTCGTCGAAAACGCTATCACGCAAAGAATTGGCTTGCGCCCGGCATGA
- a CDS encoding VOC family protein — protein sequence MAKMIHSMIRVLDEARSVEFYGKVFDLKVADRIDFDTFTLIYMSNEETGFELELTINKGRTEPYDLGNGYGHLALSVEELEPEHKRLTEAGLNPGKIVELNRDGKLLALFFFITDPDGYKIEVLQRHGRYL from the coding sequence TTGGCCAAGATGATTCACTCCATGATCCGCGTTCTCGACGAGGCGCGATCGGTCGAGTTCTACGGCAAGGTCTTCGACCTCAAGGTCGCCGATCGCATCGACTTCGATACCTTCACGCTGATCTACATGAGCAACGAGGAAACCGGCTTCGAGCTGGAGCTGACCATCAACAAGGGACGTACAGAGCCCTATGATCTCGGCAACGGCTATGGCCACCTTGCACTGTCGGTCGAGGAACTCGAGCCGGAACACAAGCGCCTGACGGAAGCGGGCCTGAACCCCGGCAAGATCGTCGAGCTCAATCGCGACGGCAAACTGCTGGCGCTGTTCTTCTTCATCACCGATCCCGACGGCTACAAGATCGAAGTCCTGCAGCGCCACGGCCGTTATCTCTAA
- a CDS encoding putative quinol monooxygenase yields MPAHVKIMAILAARPGKAHELKALLFGMVAPCRAEPGNLRWDVWQDATDPTRFALDELYTDHAAVIAHRETAHFKNYFARINDLAERTAIVLEPAQVA; encoded by the coding sequence ATGCCTGCTCATGTGAAGATCATGGCGATCCTTGCCGCCCGGCCCGGCAAGGCTCATGAACTGAAAGCGCTTCTTTTCGGGATGGTAGCCCCCTGCCGGGCCGAGCCGGGAAACCTGCGTTGGGACGTCTGGCAGGATGCCACCGATCCCACCCGTTTTGCGCTCGACGAACTGTATACCGACCACGCGGCCGTCATCGCCCACCGCGAGACTGCGCATTTCAAGAATTACTTCGCGCGGATCAACGATCTCGCGGAGCGTACGGCCATCGTGCTCGAGCCCGCCCAGGTTGCCTGA
- a CDS encoding ABC transporter ATP-binding protein, which yields MSMIDIRNVTKRYGETTVVDNVSMSVEKGTITVIVGTSGSGKSTLIRMINRLVEKSEGEILVDGRNVADVPETELRRNIGYVIQGNGLFPHRTVAQNIATVPQLLGWNKTRIKARVDELLGLFNLDPKAFSSKYPHQLSGGEQQRVGVARALAAEPEVLIMDEPFGALDPVIRGKAQDDLLAIQKQFGTTVILVTHDMDEAFHLANRIAVMRGGKLLQYSTPEKILTEPAHPFVQQLTGTTDRALKRMSLLSLTSSMAPAKVGLGHGLPQSLSLRDALAEMIWQGIDEAAVEDTAKEPVGSISMSQLLELGRKA from the coding sequence ATGAGCATGATCGATATCCGCAACGTTACCAAACGCTACGGCGAGACCACTGTCGTCGACAATGTCTCGATGTCGGTCGAGAAGGGCACGATCACCGTGATCGTCGGCACATCCGGCTCGGGCAAGTCGACGCTGATCCGGATGATCAACCGGCTTGTGGAGAAGAGCGAGGGCGAGATCCTTGTCGATGGGCGCAATGTCGCCGACGTGCCGGAGACCGAGCTTCGCCGCAATATCGGCTACGTCATCCAGGGTAATGGGCTGTTTCCGCACCGCACCGTGGCCCAGAACATCGCGACCGTGCCGCAGTTGCTCGGCTGGAACAAGACGCGCATCAAGGCGCGGGTAGACGAACTACTCGGTCTGTTCAATCTCGATCCGAAGGCCTTCTCGTCGAAGTATCCGCACCAGCTTTCCGGCGGCGAACAGCAGCGCGTCGGTGTGGCGCGCGCACTTGCTGCCGAGCCGGAAGTGCTGATCATGGACGAGCCGTTCGGTGCGCTCGACCCCGTCATTCGCGGCAAGGCGCAGGACGATCTGCTGGCGATCCAGAAACAGTTCGGCACCACGGTCATTCTCGTCACGCACGACATGGACGAAGCCTTCCATCTCGCCAACCGGATCGCCGTGATGCGCGGCGGCAAGCTGCTGCAATATTCGACACCGGAAAAAATCCTCACCGAACCCGCGCACCCCTTCGTACAGCAGCTGACCGGCACCACGGACCGAGCGCTAAAGCGGATGTCGCTGCTGTCGCTGACCTCGAGCATGGCCCCGGCAAAAGTCGGCCTCGGTCATGGCCTGCCGCAATCGCTCAGCCTGCGCGATGCGCTGGCCGAGATGATTTGGCAGGGGATCGACGAGGCAGCGGTAGAGGATACGGCAAAGGAGCCCGTCGGCTCAATTTCCATGTCGCAGCTGCTTGAGCTGGGCCGTAAGGCATGA
- a CDS encoding alpha/beta fold hydrolase, whose protein sequence is MADTDDELVAFETKGAAPLPETTREGFVENEGASIWYASYGSGPAVILLHGGLGNAGNWGYQVPALAAAGWQVVVIDSRGHGRSTRDERPYHYTQMAEDVLAVMDRLELDKAALVGWSDGACTALILADKHPERVSGVFFFACNMDPSGTLEFKPTPVIDRCFSRHRKDYQALSATPDAFDSFVADVSKMMASEPNYTAADLAEIKVPVAVVLGENDEFIMREHAEYLARSIPDAELILLPEVSHFAPLQRPEHFNREVLGFLDRL, encoded by the coding sequence ATGGCCGACACGGACGACGAGTTGGTGGCATTCGAAACGAAGGGCGCCGCGCCCTTGCCCGAGACGACACGTGAAGGCTTCGTGGAGAACGAAGGCGCCAGCATCTGGTATGCGAGCTACGGCTCCGGACCGGCCGTCATCCTGCTGCATGGCGGGCTCGGCAATGCCGGCAACTGGGGCTATCAGGTGCCGGCACTCGCCGCCGCCGGCTGGCAGGTTGTCGTCATCGACAGTCGCGGCCATGGTCGCAGCACACGCGACGAGCGTCCCTATCACTACACCCAGATGGCAGAAGATGTGCTTGCGGTGATGGATCGGCTGGAACTCGATAAAGCCGCTCTCGTCGGCTGGAGCGACGGCGCCTGCACGGCATTGATCCTTGCAGACAAGCACCCCGAGCGCGTTTCCGGCGTGTTCTTCTTCGCCTGCAACATGGATCCGAGCGGCACGCTTGAATTCAAGCCGACGCCGGTGATCGATCGTTGCTTCAGCCGCCATCGGAAGGACTATCAGGCACTATCCGCCACGCCCGACGCCTTCGATAGCTTCGTGGCCGACGTATCGAAGATGATGGCGAGCGAGCCGAACTATACCGCCGCCGACCTCGCCGAAATCAAGGTGCCGGTCGCCGTCGTGCTCGGGGAAAACGACGAGTTCATCATGCGCGAGCACGCCGAGTATCTGGCGCGCAGCATCCCAGATGCAGAATTGATCCTGCTTCCGGAGGTCAGCCATTTCGCACCATTGCAGCGGCCGGAGCACTTCAACCGCGAAGTGCTCGGCTTTCTCGATCGGCTATAG
- a CDS encoding DJ-1/PfpI family protein: protein MSKGKVLLIGSNATRIEVQGGGTGATGQYLNETVVPAMAVIAAGYEVVLVTPDGTKPHIDEASDSVDHFGGDKAAYDRAKAFYANDPSMNRPRTLRSVIEEGLDNYAGVFVPGGQAPVVDLMQDPDTGIVLRHFHERAKPTALLCHGPIAVVSAMPHAREFRAALIAGDAAKAAERAKGWQYAGYNMTVFSNTEEKVVEDYILHAKLYFNMVDALTIAGGAVSTTNVDFEPNVIEDRELITGQNPRSDHPIAAKFVAALDRAAAAA from the coding sequence ATGAGCAAGGGAAAAGTACTTCTGATCGGTTCCAATGCCACCCGCATCGAGGTCCAGGGCGGCGGTACCGGAGCGACTGGCCAGTATCTCAACGAGACCGTTGTACCGGCAATGGCGGTGATCGCTGCCGGCTACGAGGTCGTCCTGGTCACGCCTGATGGCACCAAGCCGCATATCGACGAAGCCTCCGACAGTGTTGATCACTTCGGTGGCGACAAGGCAGCCTATGATCGCGCCAAGGCGTTTTATGCCAACGATCCTTCGATGAACCGGCCGCGCACGCTTCGCTCGGTAATCGAGGAGGGACTGGATAATTATGCCGGTGTCTTCGTGCCCGGCGGCCAGGCTCCTGTCGTCGATCTGATGCAGGACCCCGACACAGGCATAGTCCTCCGCCACTTCCATGAGCGCGCGAAGCCGACGGCACTCCTCTGCCATGGTCCGATCGCCGTTGTCTCGGCCATGCCGCATGCTCGCGAATTTCGCGCCGCGCTGATCGCCGGCGACGCTGCCAAGGCGGCGGAGCGGGCGAAGGGTTGGCAATATGCCGGTTACAACATGACCGTTTTCTCCAACACGGAAGAGAAGGTCGTCGAGGACTACATTCTCCACGCGAAGCTCTATTTCAACATGGTCGATGCGCTGACGATTGCGGGTGGCGCGGTGAGCACGACCAACGTGGATTTCGAGCCGAACGTGATTGAGGACCGCGAACTGATCACCGGTCAGAACCCGCGTTCGGATCATCCGATCGCTGCGAAGTTCGTGGCGGCGCTCGATCGCGCGGCTGCTGCCGCCTGA